In Nitrospirota bacterium, one DNA window encodes the following:
- a CDS encoding undecaprenyl-diphosphate phosphatase: MTEWGPGLAILLGLVEGLTEFLPVSSTGHLILVGYWLGFTGAVAISVEISIQLGSILAIVAYERHKLAAMLSNAWKEQASFRALVRTSRESADRNMEEGLGYILWRSADQHPNLWFLTGLSLAFLPAAVMGLLARHWIEAYLFSPRTVAASLIVGGLIILAVEAFKSRPQINRLEQVGAKAALWVGLAQCVSLIPGVSRSGATIVGGLLTGMDRKIATEYSFFLALPTMIAATSYKMFKSRDLLTSQDALALVLGLLVSFFVAWGVIAAFLAFVKQHSLRAFAYYRVALGILVLLVLG; the protein is encoded by the coding sequence ATGACGGAATGGGGACCAGGGCTCGCGATCCTGCTGGGTCTGGTAGAAGGGCTGACCGAGTTCCTGCCGGTCTCCTCCACCGGCCATTTAATCCTGGTCGGATACTGGCTCGGCTTTACCGGAGCCGTCGCCATCAGCGTGGAAATCTCCATCCAACTCGGCTCGATCCTGGCCATCGTCGCCTACGAACGGCACAAGCTTGCCGCGATGCTCTCCAATGCCTGGAAAGAGCAAGCCTCGTTCCGCGCCCTGGTCCGCACTTCTCGCGAGTCGGCGGACCGGAATATGGAAGAAGGCTTGGGCTATATCCTCTGGCGATCGGCCGACCAGCACCCGAACCTCTGGTTTCTCACGGGGCTCAGCCTGGCCTTTCTTCCGGCCGCCGTCATGGGACTCCTAGCCCGTCATTGGATTGAAGCCTATCTGTTTTCCCCACGCACCGTGGCCGCTTCGCTGATCGTCGGCGGCCTAATTATCCTGGCGGTCGAAGCCTTCAAAAGTCGGCCGCAGATCAACCGGCTGGAACAGGTCGGCGCCAAAGCGGCGCTCTGGGTCGGCTTGGCGCAATGCGTCTCGCTGATTCCCGGCGTGTCCCGCTCCGGCGCCACTATCGTGGGCGGTCTGCTTACCGGGATGGACCGGAAGATCGCCACCGAATATTCGTTTTTCCTCGCCCTGCCGACCATGATCGCCGCCACCAGCTACAAGATGTTCAAGTCCCGAGACCTGCTGACCAGCCAGGATGCCTTGGCCTTGGTTCTAGGACTCCTGGTTTCGTTCTTCGTCGCCTGGGGCGTCATCGCCGCCTTTCTGGCCTTCGTCAAGCAACATAGCTTGCGCGCCTTCGCCTACTATCGGGTGGCGCTGGGCATCCTGGTGCTGCTGGTCTTAGGCTGA
- the lspA gene encoding signal peptidase II encodes MRFVILAVVGLGTIVVDQLTKIHIMQTMRLHESIPIVQNFFSLTYIRNPGAAFGILASSGTLFRLVFFGVMSLFALGLLLTIFFRLPQEDRLGQLFISGILGGAVGNLLDRLRFGEVIDFLDFYIDAYHWPAFNVADAAISVGVCFLIVHFAFEKKEPDQALQQDHS; translated from the coding sequence ATGCGCTTCGTAATTCTGGCCGTCGTGGGGCTTGGCACGATCGTCGTGGATCAGCTCACGAAGATCCACATCATGCAGACCATGCGGCTGCATGAATCCATCCCAATCGTCCAGAATTTCTTCAGTCTGACCTACATCCGCAACCCAGGCGCGGCCTTCGGTATTCTGGCCTCCAGCGGGACCCTCTTCCGCCTGGTCTTTTTCGGCGTCATGTCCCTCTTCGCTCTGGGGTTGCTCCTGACGATCTTTTTCCGCTTGCCACAGGAAGACCGGCTGGGGCAGCTCTTCATCTCGGGGATTCTCGGCGGGGCGGTGGGCAACCTGCTGGACCGGCTGCGCTTCGGCGAGGTGATCGACTTTCTGGACTTCTACATCGATGCCTACCACTGGCCTGCCTTCAACGTCGCGGATGCGGCGATCAGCGTCGGCGTCTGCTTCCTGATCGTGCACTTCGCGTTCGAGAAAAAAGAACCGGACCAGGCGCTTCAGCAGGACCATTCGTAA
- a CDS encoding isoleucine--tRNA ligase: MDYKATLNLPQTDFPMKANLPQREPELLAKWEQERLYERIQEAGKDRPLYVLHDGPPYANGRIHIGHALNKILKDIIVKSKTMAGFRVPYVPGWDCHGLPIEHQVLKELGDKKKGLDVPAIRKLCREYAEKYVNLQREEFRRLGVLGDWDHPYLTMDPAYEATILREFGTFVKKGGVYKGLKPVLWCTVDQTALAEAEVEYEDHTSPSIYVKFPLVNQPKSLSSAAVFGMSFPADVVRVSAVIWTTTPWTLPANQAVCLHPDIDYAFVKVGTEVLIIAEKLVGDVAKACALADYAILGSRKGSQGFEGLETQRPLTDGLSPILLGDFVTLEQGTGCVHIAPGHGMEDYLLVLEHNQHATPGERLEILAPVDDAGRFKESVKEFAGQQVLKANPAIVERLKANGKLLGAGSLAHSYPHCWRCKTPVIFRATEQWFVSMETHALRQRALDQIREKVRWIPSWGKDRINGMIENRPDWCLSRQRVWGVPIPGFTCMTCKTVLADPKVIEHVASLVERQGADLWFEKSATELMPAGTACRCGGKEFQKERDILDVWFESGVSYAAVLKPRNWWPAALYLEGSDQHRGWFHSALLAGVTADGRAPYDAVLTHGFVLDGAGKKMSKSAGNVVAPQDVIKQSGAEILRLWVAAQDYREDLRISPEILNHLVEAYRKIRNTCRFLLSNLYDFDPAVHRVSYEQLPELDRWALLRLGELVPRVTRGYEDFEFHTIFHAVNNFCSVDLSAVYLDILKDRLYTLHKNSPLRRGSQTVLFDVLVALTKLMAPVLSFTAEEIWRMLPEQVRKEAGASSVHLASFPKSDPRWADAALAQRWERLLEVRGAAQASLEAQRRDKVIGSSLEAKVIVQAGPERFKFLKPYEQDLPGLFIVSQAELREAHALPQAPDFLVTVQKAEGKKCERCWNYRTSVGAVAEHPTICDRCIEAIR, from the coding sequence ATGGACTATAAGGCCACACTCAACCTGCCCCAGACCGACTTTCCGATGAAGGCGAACTTGCCGCAGCGGGAACCGGAACTGTTGGCCAAGTGGGAGCAGGAGCGTCTCTACGAGCGGATTCAGGAAGCCGGCAAAGACCGTCCTCTCTATGTGCTGCACGACGGCCCGCCCTACGCCAACGGCCGTATCCATATCGGCCACGCGCTGAACAAGATCCTCAAAGACATCATCGTCAAGTCCAAGACCATGGCCGGGTTCCGCGTGCCCTATGTGCCTGGGTGGGACTGCCATGGACTGCCGATCGAACATCAGGTGCTCAAGGAGTTGGGTGACAAGAAAAAGGGCCTCGATGTGCCCGCTATCCGCAAACTTTGCCGCGAGTACGCAGAGAAATACGTCAATCTCCAGCGCGAGGAGTTCCGCCGCCTGGGCGTGCTGGGCGACTGGGACCATCCCTACCTCACGATGGACCCGGCCTACGAGGCGACCATCCTGCGCGAGTTCGGGACCTTCGTTAAGAAGGGTGGAGTCTACAAAGGGTTGAAGCCGGTTCTCTGGTGCACGGTGGATCAAACCGCGCTGGCCGAGGCGGAAGTGGAGTACGAGGACCACACGTCTCCCTCGATCTATGTGAAGTTTCCGCTCGTTAATCAGCCGAAAAGTTTGAGCAGTGCCGCTGTTTTTGGAATGTCTTTTCCTGCAGATGTTGTGCGTGTCTCGGCGGTCATCTGGACCACCACGCCCTGGACATTACCGGCCAATCAGGCGGTTTGTCTGCACCCGGACATCGACTATGCGTTCGTGAAGGTCGGGACGGAGGTGTTGATCATTGCCGAGAAGCTGGTGGGCGACGTGGCTAAGGCCTGTGCTTTGGCCGACTATGCCATCCTCGGTTCGCGCAAGGGGAGTCAGGGCTTCGAGGGATTGGAAACCCAGCGGCCCCTGACCGACGGGCTCTCGCCGATTCTCCTGGGCGACTTTGTCACCTTGGAACAGGGGACTGGGTGTGTGCATATCGCGCCGGGTCACGGCATGGAGGACTACCTGCTGGTGCTGGAACATAATCAGCACGCGACGCCCGGCGAACGGCTGGAAATCCTGGCGCCGGTGGACGATGCGGGACGGTTCAAGGAGTCGGTAAAAGAGTTTGCCGGGCAGCAGGTGCTGAAAGCCAACCCGGCGATCGTCGAGCGGCTCAAGGCCAACGGCAAGCTGCTGGGCGCGGGAAGCCTCGCACATTCGTATCCGCATTGCTGGCGGTGCAAAACCCCGGTGATCTTCCGGGCGACCGAACAGTGGTTCGTCTCGATGGAGACCCATGCGTTGCGTCAGCGGGCGCTCGATCAAATTCGAGAAAAAGTCCGCTGGATTCCGTCTTGGGGGAAGGATCGCATCAACGGGATGATCGAGAATCGTCCCGACTGGTGTCTGTCCCGTCAGCGGGTCTGGGGCGTGCCGATTCCGGGATTCACCTGCATGACCTGCAAAACGGTGCTGGCAGATCCGAAGGTCATCGAGCATGTGGCTTCGTTGGTCGAGCGGCAAGGCGCGGACCTCTGGTTTGAAAAATCCGCAACGGAATTGATGCCTGCCGGCACGGCCTGCCGATGCGGCGGGAAGGAATTTCAGAAGGAGCGAGATATTCTCGACGTGTGGTTCGAGTCGGGCGTCAGCTATGCGGCGGTCCTCAAGCCTCGAAACTGGTGGCCCGCCGCCCTGTATTTGGAGGGCTCCGACCAGCATCGGGGCTGGTTCCACAGTGCGCTGCTGGCCGGAGTGACCGCGGACGGACGTGCGCCGTATGACGCGGTGCTGACGCACGGCTTCGTCCTTGACGGGGCCGGCAAGAAGATGTCCAAGTCGGCCGGCAACGTGGTGGCGCCGCAGGATGTCATCAAACAGTCCGGCGCCGAGATTCTCCGTCTCTGGGTCGCCGCGCAGGACTATCGCGAGGACCTCCGGATTTCTCCGGAAATCCTGAACCATCTGGTCGAGGCGTACAGGAAAATTCGCAACACCTGCCGGTTCCTCTTGAGCAACCTCTACGATTTCGATCCGGCTGTACACCGGGTATCGTACGAGCAGTTGCCAGAACTCGACCGCTGGGCGCTCCTGCGCCTGGGCGAGCTCGTTCCGCGGGTCACGCGCGGCTATGAGGACTTCGAGTTCCACACGATCTTCCATGCGGTGAACAACTTCTGCTCGGTGGACCTGAGTGCGGTCTACTTGGATATCCTCAAGGATCGGCTGTACACGCTGCATAAAAACTCTCCACTGCGTCGCGGCTCCCAGACCGTGTTGTTCGACGTGCTGGTGGCGCTGACGAAGTTGATGGCGCCGGTCCTGAGTTTTACGGCGGAAGAGATCTGGCGGATGCTGCCGGAGCAGGTGCGCAAGGAAGCCGGGGCGTCGAGCGTTCATTTGGCGTCGTTCCCCAAGTCCGATCCTCGCTGGGCCGATGCGGCGTTGGCGCAGCGCTGGGAGCGGTTGCTTGAAGTGCGGGGCGCTGCGCAAGCGTCGCTGGAAGCTCAACGTCGCGACAAAGTCATCGGGTCGTCGCTCGAAGCCAAAGTGATAGTCCAAGCCGGTCCGGAGCGATTCAAGTTCTTGAAGCCGTACGAGCAAGACTTGCCGGGCCTGTTTATCGTGTCGCAAGCCGAACTGCGGGAAGCGCACGCCCTACCCCAGGCGCCTGATTTTTTGGTGACGGTGCAGAAGGCCGAGGGCAAAAAGTGCGAGCGTTGTTGGAACTATCGGACCTCGGTGGGGGCGGTCGCCGAGCACCCCACGATTTGCGACCGTTGCATCGAGGCGATCCGGTGA
- the nadA gene encoding quinolinate synthase NadA, with protein sequence MKAVETVVRPITDYQALTPDELFARTAAAKRALGAKVMILGHNYQRDEVIEHADFRGDSLMLSKLAAERSERPYIVFCGVHFMAETADILSRSKQVVILPDLAAGCSMADMAAIEQVDQCWESLGRVLAVEESVMPAVYVNSAAVLKAFCGEHGGITCTSSNAWAVMQWAWARREKILFFPDEHLGRNTANKMGMPREEMIVWDPFQPNGGNSVEAIRRAKLILWKGHCSVHQMFQPAHVDYFRKQYPQGRVIVHPECHETVVDKADLVGSTEFIIKTVSAAPAGTVWAVGTELNLVNRLKREQQDKRVLFLSSTVCQCATMFRIDAPHLCWAMENLADGHVVNRIVVPDDEKAWAKIALDRMMAVS encoded by the coding sequence GTGAAAGCTGTTGAAACCGTTGTTCGGCCGATCACCGACTATCAGGCGTTGACGCCGGACGAGCTGTTTGCGCGCACCGCGGCGGCCAAACGGGCGTTGGGCGCCAAGGTCATGATCCTGGGGCACAATTATCAACGCGACGAAGTCATCGAACATGCCGATTTCCGCGGGGACTCCTTGATGCTGTCCAAGCTGGCTGCGGAGCGCTCGGAACGGCCCTATATCGTCTTTTGCGGCGTGCATTTTATGGCGGAGACGGCGGATATCCTCAGCCGTTCCAAACAAGTCGTGATCCTGCCCGATCTCGCCGCCGGCTGTTCGATGGCCGACATGGCGGCCATCGAACAGGTGGATCAATGTTGGGAGTCGCTCGGCCGGGTTCTGGCGGTGGAGGAATCGGTCATGCCGGCCGTGTATGTGAATTCCGCCGCAGTGCTCAAGGCGTTCTGCGGCGAACACGGCGGCATTACCTGCACCTCGTCCAATGCCTGGGCGGTCATGCAGTGGGCCTGGGCCCGGCGTGAGAAAATTCTGTTTTTCCCCGATGAACACCTGGGTCGCAACACGGCGAACAAGATGGGCATGCCGCGGGAGGAGATGATCGTCTGGGATCCGTTCCAGCCGAACGGCGGGAACAGCGTCGAGGCGATCCGCCGGGCCAAACTGATTCTTTGGAAGGGCCACTGCAGCGTACACCAGATGTTCCAGCCGGCGCACGTGGACTATTTTCGGAAGCAATATCCGCAGGGCCGCGTGATCGTCCATCCGGAATGCCATGAAACCGTCGTGGACAAGGCCGATCTGGTCGGCTCCACCGAGTTCATCATCAAAACCGTCAGTGCGGCTCCTGCAGGGACCGTCTGGGCGGTCGGGACCGAGTTGAATCTGGTCAACCGGCTGAAGCGGGAACAGCAGGACAAGCGGGTGCTTTTTCTGTCCTCCACGGTCTGCCAGTGCGCCACCATGTTTCGCATCGACGCTCCCCACCTCTGTTGGGCGATGGAGAACTTGGCCGACGGGCATGTTGTGAACCGGATCGTCGTGCCGGACGATGAGAAGGCCTGGGCCAAGATCGCGCTGGATCGCATGATGGCAGTGAGCTAG
- the thiC gene encoding phosphomethylpyrimidine synthase ThiC, whose translation MSSPKTSSQGSGNGSGNGQNPLFSTQAFPGSRKVYVEGTKGVRVPMREIGLTPTKAANGGAPTPNQPVTVYDTSGPYTDPTVTIDIRAGLAPLRRTWILGRNDVQELPHVSSDYGRLRAADPKLDELRFAHIRKPLQAKPGRNVTQMHYARKGLITPEMEFIAIRETQLREAALHQAPANGNGHRNGHGGQPGGDARPWAQHPGQAWGASIPARITPEFVRDEVARGRAIIPNNINHPESEPMIIGRNFLVKINANIGNSAVASSIEEEVEKMVWSIRWGADTVMDLSTGKNIHETREWILRNSPVPIGTVPIYQALEKVGGKAEDLTWEIYRDTLIEQAEQGVDYFTIHAGVRLQYVPLTANRMTGIVSRGGSIHAKWCLSHHQENFAYTHFEEICEIMKAYDVAFSLGDGLRPGSIADANDEAQFAELDTLGELTKIAWNHDVQVMIEGPGHVPMHMIQVNMEKQLAACQEAPFYTLGPLTTDIAPGYDHITSGIGAAMIGWYGCAMLCYVTPKEHLGLPTKEDVKAGVITYKIAAHAADLAKGHPGAQMRDNALSKARFEFRWEDQFHLSLDPDTALAFHDATLPDNAAKVSHFCSMCGPHFCSMKITQDVRDYAAKKQLDEQQALQIGMQEKSEEFKKAGAELYL comes from the coding sequence ATGAGCAGCCCCAAGACCAGCTCGCAGGGTTCCGGTAACGGTTCGGGGAATGGGCAGAACCCTCTGTTCAGCACCCAAGCCTTCCCCGGCTCGCGGAAAGTCTATGTGGAGGGAACGAAGGGGGTCCGCGTGCCCATGCGCGAGATCGGCCTGACACCGACTAAAGCGGCCAACGGCGGGGCACCGACGCCCAACCAGCCCGTGACCGTCTATGACACCTCCGGCCCCTACACGGATCCGACCGTCACGATCGATATCCGCGCCGGTCTGGCCCCCTTGCGCCGGACGTGGATCCTGGGCCGAAACGACGTGCAGGAGCTGCCCCATGTGTCCTCGGACTACGGACGTCTCCGGGCCGCCGACCCCAAGCTGGACGAGTTGCGCTTCGCGCATATCCGCAAGCCCCTGCAGGCCAAGCCGGGCCGGAACGTGACCCAGATGCACTATGCGCGCAAGGGCCTCATCACGCCGGAAATGGAATTCATCGCCATCCGGGAGACCCAACTGCGGGAGGCCGCGCTCCATCAGGCGCCGGCCAATGGGAACGGGCACAGGAACGGCCATGGCGGCCAACCGGGCGGTGACGCCCGGCCATGGGCCCAGCATCCGGGGCAAGCCTGGGGCGCCAGCATCCCCGCCCGCATCACCCCGGAATTCGTCCGCGACGAAGTCGCGCGCGGCCGCGCGATCATCCCCAACAACATCAATCATCCGGAGAGCGAGCCGATGATCATCGGCCGGAACTTCCTGGTGAAGATCAACGCCAACATCGGCAACTCGGCGGTGGCCTCCTCGATCGAGGAGGAAGTCGAGAAGATGGTCTGGTCGATCCGCTGGGGCGCCGACACGGTCATGGACCTGTCCACCGGCAAGAACATCCATGAGACCCGCGAATGGATTCTCCGGAACTCGCCGGTCCCGATCGGCACGGTGCCGATTTACCAGGCGCTGGAGAAGGTGGGCGGCAAGGCCGAGGACCTGACCTGGGAGATTTATCGGGACACGCTGATCGAGCAAGCCGAACAGGGAGTGGACTATTTCACGATCCACGCGGGGGTCCGGCTTCAATACGTGCCGCTGACGGCCAATCGGATGACGGGCATCGTCTCGCGGGGCGGGTCCATCCACGCCAAGTGGTGCCTCTCCCACCATCAGGAGAACTTCGCCTATACCCACTTCGAAGAGATCTGCGAAATCATGAAAGCCTACGACGTGGCCTTCAGCCTGGGAGACGGCTTGCGACCCGGCTCCATCGCCGACGCGAACGACGAGGCCCAGTTCGCCGAGTTGGACACCTTGGGCGAGCTGACCAAGATCGCCTGGAACCACGACGTGCAGGTCATGATCGAGGGCCCGGGCCACGTGCCGATGCACATGATCCAGGTCAACATGGAAAAGCAGCTCGCCGCCTGTCAGGAAGCCCCCTTCTATACGCTGGGGCCGCTGACGACGGACATCGCGCCGGGCTACGATCACATCACCTCGGGCATCGGCGCCGCGATGATCGGCTGGTACGGCTGCGCCATGCTCTGCTACGTGACGCCCAAAGAGCACCTGGGTCTTCCGACCAAGGAGGACGTCAAGGCCGGGGTGATCACCTACAAGATCGCCGCGCACGCCGCCGACCTGGCCAAAGGACACCCGGGGGCCCAGATGCGCGACAACGCCCTGTCCAAGGCCCGGTTCGAGTTCCGTTGGGAAGACCAGTTCCATCTCTCGCTCGACCCGGATACGGCGCTGGCGTTTCACGATGCCACCCTCCCGGACAATGCGGCCAAGGTCTCGCATTTCTGCTCGATGTGCGGCCCGCATTTCTGTTCGATGAAGATCACCCAGGACGTCCGGGACTATGCCGCCAAGAAGCAGTTGGACGAGCAGCAGGCCCTTCAGATCGGCATGCAGGAAAAGTCCGAAGAATTCAAGAAGGCCGGGGCGGAACTTTATCTCTAA
- a CDS encoding thiazole biosynthesis protein, producing the protein MAKPRPAPLRERDITRQIARAYYKEFDQLIESDVIIVGAGPSGLICARDLAAMGFRTLIVEQALALGGGFWSGGYLMNKATICAPAQEILEEIGVPCTPVKECEGMYIVDPPHATGALIAAAYKAGAKVLNLTRVVDLILRREGVLEGVVVNNTTAETAGHDVVHVDPIALESKIVVDATGHDAIVVELLHKRHLYQAVPGNGAMWVSRSEEAVMDYTGEVYPNCFVVGLAVAAVHGTPRMGPAFGSMLLSGRYGAELIKKKLKQE; encoded by the coding sequence ATGGCAAAGCCGAGACCGGCGCCCTTGCGGGAACGGGACATCACCCGCCAGATTGCGCGGGCCTACTATAAAGAGTTCGATCAGCTCATCGAGAGCGACGTGATCATCGTCGGCGCCGGACCCTCCGGGCTGATTTGCGCGCGGGACCTGGCCGCCATGGGCTTCCGCACCCTGATCGTGGAGCAGGCGCTCGCGCTCGGCGGCGGCTTCTGGTCCGGCGGCTACCTCATGAACAAGGCCACGATCTGCGCGCCGGCCCAGGAGATCCTGGAAGAGATCGGCGTACCCTGCACGCCGGTGAAAGAATGCGAAGGGATGTACATCGTGGACCCGCCCCACGCCACCGGCGCCCTGATCGCCGCCGCCTACAAAGCCGGGGCCAAAGTCCTGAACCTGACCCGGGTCGTGGACTTGATCCTGCGCCGCGAAGGCGTGCTGGAGGGCGTGGTCGTGAACAATACGACGGCCGAGACGGCGGGCCACGATGTGGTGCACGTGGACCCCATCGCGCTGGAGAGCAAGATCGTGGTGGATGCGACGGGCCACGATGCGATCGTGGTGGAACTGCTCCACAAGCGGCATCTCTATCAGGCCGTGCCGGGCAACGGAGCCATGTGGGTCTCCCGCTCCGAAGAAGCGGTCATGGATTATACAGGCGAGGTCTACCCGAATTGCTTCGTCGTCGGCTTGGCCGTCGCCGCCGTGCACGGCACGCCACGCATGGGCCCGGCCTTCGGCTCGATGCTGCTGTCCGGCCGCTATGGAGCCGAGCTGATCAAAAAAAAACTGAAACAGGAATAG
- a CDS encoding tetratricopeptide repeat protein — protein MDLQDFLLQGEGREEDKTEAWNFFQQAYEQQMKGELEEAVRLYKQSLDRHPTAEAHTFLGWTYSFMGKLDEAIAECHRAIDMDPEFGNPYNDIGAYLIEKGQFDEAIPWFERAMQARRYESPAFPHLNLGRVFERKGLWDKAIDAYKQALTLNPDYALAKRALGRLIGMLN, from the coding sequence ATGGATCTGCAAGACTTTCTGCTGCAAGGCGAAGGACGCGAGGAAGACAAGACGGAGGCCTGGAACTTCTTTCAGCAAGCCTACGAGCAACAGATGAAAGGCGAGTTGGAAGAAGCCGTGCGTCTCTACAAACAGTCTCTCGACCGCCACCCGACCGCCGAGGCCCATACGTTTCTGGGCTGGACCTACAGCTTCATGGGCAAGCTGGACGAAGCGATTGCGGAATGCCATCGGGCGATCGACATGGACCCGGAGTTCGGCAATCCCTACAACGACATCGGGGCCTATTTGATCGAAAAGGGCCAGTTCGACGAAGCCATCCCCTGGTTCGAACGGGCCATGCAAGCCAGACGCTACGAAAGCCCGGCCTTCCCCCACCTGAACCTGGGGCGTGTCTTTGAACGGAAGGGATTGTGGGACAAGGCGATCGATGCCTACAAGCAGGCGCTGACCCTCAATCCCGACTATGCGCTTGCCAAACGCGCGCTGGGCCGCCTCATCGGGATGCTGAATTAA
- a CDS encoding histidine kinase, producing MNEAGQHSGQTILVAINDIFFYAKLKDALRGGEYALARARTEEDVAAKADTAAALVINMNDDRLDAFRALEGLKHRATKSPLPILAFANHEEVETWRRAKELGVTKIVSRNEFSSRTRELVEEVIRSESLKVIKS from the coding sequence ATGAACGAAGCAGGACAGCACAGCGGCCAGACTATTCTCGTCGCTATCAATGACATCTTTTTCTACGCCAAACTCAAGGACGCGCTACGCGGCGGCGAGTATGCGTTGGCGCGCGCGCGGACGGAGGAAGATGTCGCCGCGAAGGCCGATACAGCGGCGGCGCTGGTTATCAATATGAACGACGACCGCCTGGATGCCTTCCGCGCCTTGGAAGGACTCAAACACCGCGCGACCAAGTCCCCTTTGCCGATCCTCGCCTTCGCCAACCATGAAGAAGTGGAGACTTGGCGGCGCGCAAAAGAATTGGGCGTGACCAAGATCGTCTCACGCAACGAATTCTCTTCGCGGACGCGAGAGCTGGTGGAGGAAGTGATTCGGTCGGAAAGTTTGAAAGTCATCAAGTCGTAA
- a CDS encoding aminomethyl transferase family protein translates to MKHSRLHDVQLARGAVMAETAGWEMPAHYGHPAAEHLAVRRSVGLADLSHRGKLRVTGEDRVKWLQSVISNDILPLTPGHGLYSSFLNHKGKMLTYFRVYALPESLFLEDVGEIGDATLQVLRKFLLYGTKAKLEHCSDTWGQLLVSGPRAAELINAAFGAEVTGLTSLNFTGQEIGGQQAILVRTEETGETDIEVLIPADGLPAAWERLVETGASMSLTLFGTQARESLRLEAGLARIGKDLTEEIVPPEANLEGIAFSLSKGCYPGQEVVARMDTYGSVRRRLAGLSLKGSAVPPHGAKIFSGDREVGWVSSAASSPSLGHPIALGFPLRDFTQPGTALTIEIDGQRHEATVQTLPFVRSPSVS, encoded by the coding sequence ATGAAACACTCCCGACTGCATGACGTACAGCTCGCACGCGGCGCGGTCATGGCCGAGACGGCCGGATGGGAGATGCCCGCCCATTACGGCCACCCGGCGGCCGAGCACCTGGCCGTGCGTCGCAGCGTGGGGCTCGCCGATCTGTCGCATCGCGGCAAGTTGCGGGTGACCGGAGAAGACCGGGTCAAGTGGCTGCAGAGCGTCATCAGCAACGATATCCTCCCGCTCACACCGGGCCACGGCCTCTATTCCAGCTTTCTCAACCACAAAGGCAAGATGTTGACCTATTTCCGGGTCTACGCCCTCCCCGAGTCGCTTTTTCTGGAGGATGTCGGCGAGATCGGAGACGCCACGTTGCAAGTCCTGCGGAAATTTCTCCTCTACGGCACCAAGGCCAAGCTGGAACACTGCAGCGATACCTGGGGACAGCTGCTCGTGAGCGGCCCGCGCGCGGCCGAGCTCATCAACGCCGCCTTCGGCGCCGAAGTCACCGGGCTCACATCCCTGAATTTCACCGGTCAAGAAATCGGAGGACAGCAGGCCATCCTGGTTCGGACGGAAGAGACCGGCGAAACCGACATCGAGGTGTTGATTCCCGCTGACGGGCTCCCGGCCGCCTGGGAGCGGCTGGTGGAAACCGGCGCCTCGATGAGCCTCACCTTGTTCGGTACCCAGGCTCGCGAATCTCTACGCCTGGAGGCAGGTCTTGCGAGAATCGGCAAGGACCTCACCGAGGAGATCGTCCCGCCGGAGGCCAATCTGGAAGGGATTGCGTTCAGCCTGAGCAAGGGTTGTTATCCGGGCCAGGAGGTCGTGGCTCGGATGGACACCTACGGGAGCGTGCGCCGCCGCCTGGCCGGCCTTTCACTGAAGGGCTCCGCCGTCCCGCCCCATGGCGCCAAGATCTTCAGCGGCGACCGGGAGGTGGGCTGGGTCTCCAGCGCAGCGTCATCGCCTTCGCTGGGGCACCCCATCGCGCTGGGCTTCCCGCTGCGCGATTTCACCCAGCCTGGCACGGCCCTGACCATCGAGATCGACGGCCAGCGACACGAGGCGACAGTGCAGACACTTCCCTTCGTAAGGTCGCCGTCAGTCAGTTGA
- a CDS encoding excinuclease ABC subunit A produces the protein MIKTFKCADTEALWKGHRVKRFLNVESVAQRKLRQLQIAGRLEDLRVPPGNRLEALKGNRAGQHSIRVNDQYRLCFRWTDSGAEDVEIVDYH, from the coding sequence GTGATTAAGACGTTCAAGTGCGCCGATACGGAAGCGCTCTGGAAGGGCCACCGGGTCAAACGTTTTCTGAATGTCGAATCTGTCGCGCAACGCAAGCTGCGACAGTTACAGATCGCGGGCCGCCTGGAAGACCTAAGGGTACCACCGGGCAACCGGCTGGAAGCGCTCAAAGGCAACCGCGCCGGGCAGCACAGCATCCGCGTGAACGACCAGTATCGCCTCTGCTTTCGCTGGACGGACTCGGGTGCCGAAGACGTTGAGATCGTGGACTACCACTGA
- the higA gene encoding addiction module antidote protein, HigA family — MRKLKPVTPGDLLLEEFLIPMGITQYRLAKEIGVSAQRIGDIVASKRAITADTDLRLCRFFGLSNGYWLRAQAAYDTEVAESALAKTLAKIKPWAGAKTHAGSAA; from the coding sequence ATGCGTAAGCTAAAGCCTGTGACGCCTGGCGATCTCTTGCTCGAAGAGTTCCTGATCCCGATGGGTATCACTCAATATCGCCTCGCCAAAGAAATCGGGGTCTCCGCCCAACGGATCGGCGACATTGTGGCGAGCAAACGTGCCATTACTGCGGATACCGATTTGCGTCTGTGTCGGTTCTTCGGCCTTTCCAATGGCTACTGGCTGCGCGCGCAGGCCGCCTATGACACCGAGGTTGCCGAGAGCGCCCTCGCCAAAACGTTGGCGAAGATTAAGCCGTGGGCAGGGGCCAAAACTCATGCGGGTTCCGCCGCCTAA